TGTCCGGGCGGTTCCAGGTGAGGGCCGTGGTGGGTTCTTTCGTCCATTCGTACGTGCGGGCCTGTTCCAGCCAGAAGCCGTCCGGGTCCTGCGCGGCGCGGGCGATGTCGGCCTCCGGGTCGCTGCGCAGGCGGCGCAGCACGCTGTCGGGAACGGGCCAGCGGTCGGGGCGGTGTGGGTCGGTCATGGGCGGTCCTCCAGAGGGGAAGGGGCGTGTCCGGGCTTGGGTTGTGGTGTGCCCTGTCAGTGTACGGCGGGCCGGGTGGGGGAGAGGTTGCCTGTGGGATGCAATCAGCCCTCCGTGATTATGCTAAATACATAATCTGTGCTATGATGTACGTATGAAAAGCGCCCCGCTGACCCTGGAATTCGGCACCGTTCGTCTGCCCATCAGCGCGGACGGCCTGCTGCACGCCCCCAGCGCCCTGACCCAGCTCGGCCTGAACGCCGCCGACCAGACCGCCGCCCTGGACGGCGTGGACGCCCCGGAACGCGACTTCGGGGCCGGGCCGGAAGCGACCCTGACCGTCGCCGACTTCACCCGGCTGGCCTTCACGCTGGACACCCCCCAGGCCCGCCGCTGGCGCAGGCGCGCGCAGGACCTCCTGACCCGCACCCTGCAGGGCGACGTGCGCCTCGCCGCGCAGATCGCCGAACGTAACCCCGACCCCGAATCCCGCCGCTGGCTGGCCGCCCGCCTGGAAAGCACCCACGCCCGCCGCGACCTCATGAGCACCGTCGCCCGGCACGGCGGGGCCGGGAACGTGTACGGACAGCTGGGCAGCATCAGCAACCGCAGTGTGCTGGGCACCGACAGCGCCACCATCCGGCGGGAACGCGGCGTGAAACAGACCCGCGACGGCCTGAACGCCACCGAACTGCTGCGCCTCGCATACCTGGACACCGCCAGCGCCCGCGCCATCCAGGAACGCGGCGCGCAGGGCAACGCCGCCATCCTGCGCCTGCACGAGTTCGTCGCGCGGCGCGAACGCCTCGGCTGGGAACTCCCGCTGCCCGGCGCGGCCGCCCCCTCACAGGCCGGCTGAGCGGGCGGCGCCTGCGCGCCTCTCCCTCATGCTGGCCCGCTAGAATCCTGCTCGTGCCGCCCCTCCTCATCCGCCTCGTTCTTGCCGAGGTCACACGCTGGTACGCGGCGGGCGTGGCGCTGTTCCTGACCCTGCAGATGGTCGACGTCCTGAGCAGCACCGTCAGCAAACTCCTGACCTACCAACCGCCGCTGCTCAAGGGCCTGAGCGCCCTGCTGGCCATCACGCCGACCATCCTGAACCGCGCGCTGGTGCTGGCCGTGCCGTTCGCGATCCTGCTGGCCTTCTCGCGCATGCAGCGCGAC
The DNA window shown above is from Deinococcus sp. LM3 and carries:
- the ddrC gene encoding DNA damage response protein DdrC; the encoded protein is MKSAPLTLEFGTVRLPISADGLLHAPSALTQLGLNAADQTAALDGVDAPERDFGAGPEATLTVADFTRLAFTLDTPQARRWRRRAQDLLTRTLQGDVRLAAQIAERNPDPESRRWLAARLESTHARRDLMSTVARHGGAGNVYGQLGSISNRSVLGTDSATIRRERGVKQTRDGLNATELLRLAYLDTASARAIQERGAQGNAAILRLHEFVARRERLGWELPLPGAAAPSQAG